A genome region from Maridesulfovibrio salexigens DSM 2638 includes the following:
- a CDS encoding OmpA family protein: MKKFAFLIMFIFSCIPFSYAGQDGFAANSDDILRMITDPGGRVFLKIEFKVNSAKISEKANPVVDSLGVALTSGPGQSMQVRLVGHTDSAGKSEYNRSLSLKRAESVRNYLAVHFNIDPARIEVQGMGEDQPIASNENAQGRAQNRRVEVINISKKSDAPKVLEELDTKNLW; the protein is encoded by the coding sequence ATGAAGAAATTTGCATTCCTGATCATGTTTATTTTTAGCTGTATACCATTTTCCTACGCCGGGCAGGATGGCTTTGCCGCAAATTCTGATGACATTCTTCGTATGATTACCGATCCGGGTGGACGTGTTTTTCTTAAAATCGAATTTAAAGTTAATTCAGCCAAGATCAGTGAGAAAGCTAACCCCGTGGTCGATTCTCTCGGCGTAGCGCTGACTTCCGGTCCGGGCCAGTCTATGCAGGTAAGGTTGGTCGGGCATACTGATTCTGCCGGAAAAAGCGAATACAATCGTTCATTGAGCTTAAAACGTGCAGAATCGGTTAGAAATTATCTTGCAGTTCATTTTAATATTGATCCAGCTCGTATTGAAGTTCAGGGCATGGGCGAGGATCAGCCTATAGCATCCAATGAAAATGCGCAGGGCAGAGCTCAGAATCGCCGGGTGGAAGTTATCAATATCAGCAAAAAATCTGATGCACCCAAGGTTTTGGAAGAGTTAGATACCAAGAATCTTTGGTAG
- a CDS encoding TetR/AcrR family transcriptional regulator yields the protein MTKREKIFHAGAKLFAERSFNSVGIRDIAREADVNSAMISYYFGGKTGLLREIFTSFSDRMVSVIKKSMSEARNHGELVELNVAAFLDDARNNRNVYLVGLRELNHDSEELQDLRLALYNIGWEHFTQFLAKTGAKTDHREEVKDICFTAVLGTVFSDYLLGGGHYIDDDQKVDEYRKTVTLLLKAGSPALWE from the coding sequence ATGACTAAGCGCGAAAAAATATTCCATGCCGGGGCCAAGCTTTTTGCTGAACGTTCCTTCAACTCAGTTGGAATCAGGGATATAGCCCGTGAAGCTGACGTAAACAGTGCCATGATATCTTACTACTTTGGAGGTAAGACAGGTCTGTTGCGTGAGATCTTTACATCTTTCAGTGATCGAATGGTTTCCGTGATCAAAAAATCCATGTCTGAGGCTCGGAATCACGGTGAGTTGGTCGAACTCAACGTGGCAGCCTTCCTTGATGATGCAAGAAACAACAGGAACGTCTACCTAGTTGGGTTGCGCGAGCTTAACCATGATAGTGAAGAATTGCAGGATCTGCGATTAGCCCTTTATAACATAGGTTGGGAGCACTTTACGCAATTCTTGGCCAAGACCGGTGCTAAGACAGATCATCGGGAAGAAGTTAAAGATATCTGTTTCACAGCTGTTTTGGGTACTGTCTTTTCAGACTACTTACTTGGTGGTGGTCACTATATTGATGATGACCAGAAAGTTGACGAGTACCGCAAGACAGTCACTCTTCTGTTGAAGGCGGGAAGCCCTGCCCTTTGGGAATAA
- a CDS encoding efflux RND transporter periplasmic adaptor subunit: MRNKLLFLIMAMMLLPGCKEEIKVEQPVRPVRVMKITDDSAPELRKFPGKVKATREATLAFRVPGQIEQFSVKEGDFVQKGQVIATLDQRDFEAAVADLEAKLIGARSVMKEAKLNYERNAKLLESDTVAQSAFDSAQSTFESSRATVNSLIQELRRAKLNLQYTRLEAPFSGTIAVKSVENHEFVQAKESIVQLEDTSALDVVVDVPENIWVRGFINTDSSNFKGIAKFETYPDRDFKLDIKEFQTKANAETQTYEVTLKMENPNGLSIHPGMTAEVVASMPENKDASSVSVPISAVVGYPDQDKFVWVYEKGAVKKRSVEVGRIVNDSFEIHEGVNPGEQVVVSGAHYLRDGQEVKILKGRIGGRG, translated from the coding sequence ATGCGCAATAAATTGTTATTTTTGATTATGGCAATGATGCTTTTACCGGGATGTAAGGAAGAAATTAAAGTAGAACAGCCAGTTCGACCGGTAAGGGTAATGAAAATTACTGACGACAGTGCTCCTGAGCTGAGGAAATTTCCCGGTAAGGTTAAAGCGACCCGCGAAGCTACTTTGGCTTTCCGTGTTCCCGGCCAGATTGAACAGTTCAGTGTTAAAGAAGGGGACTTCGTGCAAAAAGGGCAGGTCATAGCCACTTTGGATCAGCGTGATTTCGAAGCTGCTGTTGCCGACCTTGAGGCTAAGCTCATTGGTGCTCGTTCGGTCATGAAGGAAGCGAAACTGAACTACGAACGAAATGCAAAGCTGCTGGAGTCTGACACTGTAGCCCAATCAGCTTTTGATTCAGCACAGAGTACATTTGAAAGTAGCCGAGCTACGGTTAATTCCCTGATTCAGGAATTGCGTAGAGCCAAGCTTAATCTTCAGTACACCCGTCTTGAAGCTCCATTTAGTGGAACAATTGCCGTAAAGTCTGTGGAGAACCACGAATTTGTGCAGGCTAAGGAGTCGATTGTTCAATTAGAGGATACTTCGGCTCTTGATGTTGTTGTGGATGTTCCTGAAAATATATGGGTCCGTGGATTCATTAATACTGATAGCAGTAATTTTAAGGGTATAGCTAAATTTGAGACATATCCGGATCGTGATTTCAAACTCGATATTAAGGAGTTTCAGACCAAAGCAAATGCTGAGACTCAGACATATGAAGTAACGCTTAAAATGGAAAATCCCAACGGTCTTTCCATCCATCCGGGCATGACTGCGGAAGTCGTTGCCAGTATGCCGGAAAATAAAGATGCAAGCTCTGTTTCCGTACCTATCTCAGCTGTAGTTGGCTATCCCGATCAGGATAAATTCGTCTGGGTATATGAAAAAGGAGCAGTGAAAAAACGTTCCGTTGAGGTCGGCCGGATTGTTAACGATAGTTTCGAGATTCATGAAGGAGTTAATCCCGGCGAACAAGTGGTTGTGTCCGGGGCGCATTACCTGCGTGACGGACAGGAAGTAAAAATCCTCAAGGGTAGAATCGGGGGCCGCGGATGA
- a CDS encoding efflux RND transporter permease subunit, whose protein sequence is MSFARLTIEKKTVSLVLTIVFFLGGIKAFLDMPRLEDPEFTIKEALVVTNYPGATPAEVADEVTDVIEGAAQQLKQLDKVTAISNRGQSIVTVEVQDKYDKNTLPQVWDELRRKVSDAQSFLPPGAGPSLVIDDFSDVYGILLSVTGDGYSQQDLQDYVTFLRKQLLLVENVAKITVWGEQQETVFVEISRARMAQLGVSLDSVYNTLSNRNLVVESGNVKVGREYIEIAPSGGVESVEDLGDLFIRDGSGKLVPLRDVAEIHRGYQSPPSQIMGFNGHNAIAIGISMNPSANVVELGQAINAKLDQLQAQTPVGINVEEVYFQPSRVDNAVNSFVINLAEAVAIVIIVLLLFMGMQSGLLIGAILLITICGSFIFIQMAGVALERISLGALIIALGMLVDNAIVVIEGVLIRYQKGMDRIQAAVDVVEQSKWPLLGGTIIAIMAFAGIGLSPDSVGEFCRSLFIVLFISLMMSWITAVTVTPLLCEMFLRPKISEEGDPYGGFIFRAYRRILEFCLRKRVLTMATLAVMLAGSIYGFGFVKQSFFPDSTQPRFYIHYWLPQGTDIRATAEDVQDLAEVILKDEQVKNVSTFTGQGAPRFILTYSPEKTAESYGLLLVEVKDYETTGEVMDRYKKYLYENYPQAEAKVKKFKLGPGRAASIEVRFSGPDTKVLRELSHEAQDIMLATGRAESVRDDWRQDVKVLSPVIMEAQAKRAGITRPDLAKAMQMFFSGTNIGVYREGDKLLPIVARPPDKERLDVNQIGDVQIFSPVAGRMIPVEEVVSGFKTNIEPGKLLTRNRMLTITASCEPVEGLPSVLFNELRPQIEGMKIPAGYTMEWGGEFEDASDAQGSLAASLGGPFLIMILATVMLFNNLRIPTIIWLTVPLSIIGVTCGLLLTGEPFGFMALLGFLSLSGMLIKNAIVLLDQINLELAEGKEPYRAVVDSALSRIRPVAMAAGTTILGMLPLVTDAFFSAMAVTIMAGLAFATVLTLLVVPVLYAMFYKVKNPA, encoded by the coding sequence ATGAGTTTTGCACGGCTGACCATTGAAAAGAAAACCGTTTCATTGGTCCTGACAATTGTGTTTTTCCTTGGTGGGATAAAGGCATTTCTGGATATGCCCCGCCTTGAGGACCCTGAGTTTACCATTAAGGAAGCGTTGGTTGTTACCAACTATCCCGGTGCTACGCCGGCAGAGGTCGCCGACGAAGTTACGGACGTTATTGAAGGTGCTGCACAGCAGCTTAAACAGCTTGATAAGGTAACTGCCATTTCAAACCGTGGACAATCCATTGTCACAGTTGAAGTGCAGGATAAATACGACAAGAACACCCTGCCCCAAGTCTGGGATGAACTCCGCCGCAAGGTAAGTGACGCCCAGTCCTTTCTCCCCCCCGGGGCAGGGCCTTCTCTTGTTATCGATGATTTCAGTGATGTTTACGGTATCTTGCTCTCGGTAACCGGGGACGGATATTCACAGCAGGATTTGCAGGATTACGTAACTTTTTTGCGTAAGCAACTGCTGCTGGTTGAAAACGTTGCCAAGATCACCGTCTGGGGTGAACAGCAAGAAACTGTCTTTGTGGAGATCTCGCGGGCAAGAATGGCCCAGCTGGGAGTCTCGCTCGATTCAGTCTACAATACACTCTCCAACCGCAACCTTGTAGTTGAGTCCGGTAATGTAAAAGTTGGTCGGGAGTATATTGAGATAGCACCTTCAGGCGGTGTTGAGTCGGTTGAGGATCTTGGTGATCTGTTCATCCGTGACGGTTCCGGTAAACTTGTCCCGTTGCGCGATGTGGCTGAAATTCATCGCGGCTATCAGAGCCCTCCCTCCCAGATAATGGGCTTTAACGGTCACAATGCCATAGCCATCGGTATATCAATGAATCCTTCAGCCAACGTTGTTGAGCTGGGGCAGGCCATTAATGCCAAGTTGGATCAGCTACAGGCTCAGACTCCGGTAGGTATTAATGTCGAGGAAGTCTATTTCCAGCCCAGCAGGGTAGATAATGCTGTTAACTCTTTTGTTATCAACCTTGCCGAGGCAGTGGCGATTGTTATCATTGTGCTTTTGCTTTTCATGGGCATGCAGTCCGGTCTGCTTATCGGGGCTATTCTGCTGATCACAATTTGCGGATCATTTATCTTTATCCAGATGGCCGGGGTCGCACTGGAGCGTATCTCGCTTGGGGCATTGATCATTGCCCTTGGTATGCTGGTGGATAACGCCATTGTGGTTATCGAAGGGGTTCTGATCCGTTACCAGAAAGGTATGGACCGCATTCAGGCCGCAGTGGATGTTGTTGAGCAGAGTAAATGGCCGCTTCTTGGCGGTACCATTATCGCCATCATGGCTTTTGCAGGTATCGGCTTAAGTCCTGACAGTGTTGGTGAATTCTGCCGTTCCCTGTTCATTGTTCTCTTTATCTCTTTGATGATGAGCTGGATTACTGCAGTAACCGTAACCCCGTTGCTGTGCGAAATGTTCTTGCGTCCCAAGATCAGCGAAGAGGGCGATCCCTATGGAGGGTTCATCTTTCGTGCTTACCGCAGAATTCTTGAATTCTGTCTGCGCAAAAGAGTTCTGACTATGGCAACTCTGGCTGTAATGCTGGCCGGATCGATTTATGGTTTCGGGTTCGTTAAGCAGAGTTTCTTCCCGGATTCAACCCAGCCCCGTTTCTATATTCATTACTGGTTGCCGCAGGGAACTGACATCCGGGCCACAGCCGAAGATGTACAGGATCTGGCTGAAGTGATCCTTAAGGATGAACAGGTTAAGAATGTCTCAACATTTACCGGACAGGGCGCACCACGTTTTATCCTTACCTATTCTCCCGAAAAAACGGCGGAGTCTTACGGTCTTCTGCTGGTGGAGGTGAAGGATTATGAAACAACCGGCGAAGTCATGGATCGCTATAAAAAGTACTTGTACGAAAATTATCCGCAGGCCGAAGCAAAGGTTAAAAAATTCAAGCTCGGTCCCGGACGCGCAGCCTCTATTGAAGTCCGTTTCAGTGGGCCTGATACTAAAGTTCTGCGTGAACTTTCCCATGAAGCACAGGATATTATGCTCGCTACCGGACGAGCTGAATCCGTACGCGATGACTGGCGTCAGGATGTGAAAGTCTTGAGTCCGGTGATTATGGAGGCTCAGGCAAAGAGAGCAGGTATCACCCGTCCTGATCTTGCCAAGGCCATGCAGATGTTCTTCAGCGGAACCAATATCGGTGTTTATCGTGAGGGAGATAAGCTTCTGCCCATAGTAGCCCGCCCCCCGGATAAGGAAAGACTGGATGTAAACCAGATCGGTGACGTGCAGATTTTCAGTCCGGTTGCCGGACGCATGATTCCGGTGGAAGAGGTGGTTTCCGGATTTAAAACCAATATTGAGCCGGGCAAGTTGCTCACCCGTAACCGTATGCTGACTATCACCGCTTCCTGCGAACCTGTTGAAGGTCTGCCATCCGTGCTCTTTAATGAGTTGCGGCCGCAGATTGAAGGGATGAAAATTCCTGCAGGCTACACAATGGAGTGGGGCGGTGAATTTGAAGATGCTTCTGACGCGCAGGGCAGTCTTGCTGCCAGCTTAGGCGGGCCGTTCCTAATTATGATCCTTGCGACTGTAATGCTCTTTAACAATCTGCGAATCCCGACCATCATCTGGTTGACCGTACCTTTGTCGATTATCGGGGTTACTTGCGGTTTGCTCCTGACCGGGGAACCGTTCGGTTTCATGGCCCTGCTGGGCTTCCTTTCGCTTTCCGGTATGTTGATCAAGAACGCGATTGTTTTGCTGGATCAGATCAATCTGGAACTTGCAGAGGGCAAGGAACCTTATCGTGCGGTAGTGGATTCGGCTCTTAGCCGTATCCGTCCGGTTGCTATGGCTGCCGGAACCACCATCCTCGGTATGCTGCCGTTGGTGACTGATGCTTTCTTCTCGGCTATGGCGGTAACTATTATGGCAGGTCTGGCCTTTGCAACCGTGCTTACCCTGTTGGTTGTCCCGGTACTGTACGCCATGTTCTACAAGGTTAAGAATCCTGCTTAA
- a CDS encoding FmdE family protein, which translates to MTYFSEDRIKQTIEFHGHQCPGLAIGVRAAELCLRELGHHDDSSIVAICETDMCGVDAIQFLTGCSVGKGNLILKDHGKMAFTFYRREDGKGFRAMLNPDFIGGLRSEMGRLMEVVYEGTPTPEEEERCTQVRAECEKQYYTADLADMFIKQEPQIKMPRPASILQSLVCEDCGEMHMESRSRRFAGRTLCLTCFDKVEQKM; encoded by the coding sequence ATGACATACTTTTCAGAAGACCGGATTAAACAAACAATCGAATTTCACGGCCACCAGTGCCCCGGACTCGCCATAGGCGTCCGTGCGGCAGAACTTTGCCTACGCGAACTGGGACACCATGACGATTCATCCATCGTTGCCATATGCGAAACCGACATGTGCGGAGTGGATGCAATCCAGTTCCTGACCGGATGCTCCGTAGGTAAAGGCAACCTGATTCTCAAGGATCACGGTAAAATGGCCTTTACTTTCTACCGCCGTGAGGACGGTAAAGGATTCCGGGCCATGCTCAACCCCGACTTTATCGGTGGATTACGCTCTGAAATGGGCCGCCTGATGGAAGTTGTGTACGAAGGCACCCCAACTCCCGAAGAGGAAGAACGATGCACACAGGTACGCGCTGAATGTGAAAAACAATATTACACAGCCGATCTTGCGGACATGTTCATTAAACAGGAACCGCAGATTAAAATGCCCCGTCCGGCATCCATACTGCAATCACTTGTCTGTGAGGATTGCGGAGAGATGCATATGGAGTCACGTTCGCGGCGTTTCGCAGGACGTACGCTATGCCTGACCTGCTTTGATAAGGTTGAACAGAAAATGTAA
- a CDS encoding ABC transporter ATP-binding protein, translating to MNIKVNNINFSYSGTPILKDVDFTVEQGELLAILGPNGAGKTTLLKCMNAIHRPGKGSVLVKEKDVFKLASDDIARLIGYVPQRVEPARLTVFDAVLMGRKPHIKWRVRDHDICIVDAALKRLSLDHLSLRYIDLLSGGELQKVSIARALVQEPDVLLLDEPTSSLDLKNQLEILRTVRAVVKGHKVSAIMTMHDLNTALRYADKFIFLKSGTVCGCGGKNSISPEIIEQVYGVEVEIEMRKGCPVIHPVEDLEALDYEQEHSHKHLHEMRQ from the coding sequence ATGAACATCAAGGTCAACAACATAAATTTCAGCTATAGCGGAACCCCGATTCTAAAGGATGTAGATTTCACCGTTGAACAAGGTGAACTGCTGGCTATTCTCGGGCCTAATGGTGCGGGTAAAACAACCCTGCTCAAATGCATGAACGCCATCCACAGGCCGGGAAAAGGATCGGTTCTGGTCAAGGAAAAAGATGTATTCAAGCTCGCTTCAGACGATATTGCCCGCTTGATCGGCTACGTGCCGCAGCGGGTAGAACCAGCCCGCCTGACCGTTTTTGATGCCGTGCTCATGGGCCGCAAACCGCATATCAAATGGCGCGTCCGTGACCATGACATTTGTATTGTAGATGCTGCTTTGAAGCGACTTTCACTCGACCATCTTTCACTGCGTTACATCGACCTGCTCAGCGGAGGAGAATTGCAGAAGGTCAGCATCGCCCGTGCTCTTGTACAGGAACCGGACGTGCTCCTGCTGGACGAACCGACCAGCTCCCTCGATCTCAAAAACCAGCTTGAAATCCTGCGCACTGTGCGGGCGGTGGTCAAAGGGCACAAGGTTTCAGCGATCATGACTATGCATGACCTGAACACAGCGCTTCGTTATGCGGATAAATTCATTTTCCTCAAGAGCGGAACGGTCTGCGGCTGCGGAGGGAAAAACTCGATCAGCCCGGAAATAATCGAGCAGGTTTACGGCGTGGAAGTTGAAATTGAAATGCGAAAGGGGTGCCCGGTAATCCATCCAGTGGAAGACCTAGAAGCACTCGATTATGAACAGGAGCACTCTCACAAACATTTGCATGAAATGAGGCAATAA
- a CDS encoding FecCD family ABC transporter permease, with protein sequence MHFDDGQIPAEYSRHIRQKSFFIAAGLLLAGAMLVTSIGMGPVSISAPETLLTLLGDTVSKRFDLIIWNIRLPQALTALAAGAGLSVAGAVMQAILRNPLGSPFTLGISHAAAFGAAVSVMLLDLGTMTSSNVGAVNINSPYLTTMVAFGFSLIATFAIIAISRTRRATPEVMVLTGVALGALFTAGTMFLQYFADDVQLAAMVFWTFGDVARATWTELGIISAVTVIAYIWFTANRWNFNAIEAGDETAKGLGVKVERVRLTGMLLSSLVTAVIVSFLGIIGFVGLVCPHMVRRLIGDDYRFLLPASCIVGAVLLLAADTAARLMLAPNVLPVSVLTAFLGAPVFIWLIIRGSK encoded by the coding sequence ATGCATTTTGATGACGGACAGATCCCCGCGGAATACTCGCGGCATATACGGCAGAAGTCATTTTTCATAGCAGCCGGATTACTGCTTGCCGGAGCCATGCTGGTTACCTCCATCGGTATGGGGCCGGTTTCCATCTCAGCACCGGAAACCCTGCTTACTCTGCTTGGTGATACTGTATCTAAAAGGTTTGACCTGATCATCTGGAATATCAGACTTCCGCAGGCCCTGACCGCCTTGGCTGCGGGAGCAGGACTCTCCGTAGCCGGGGCGGTCATGCAGGCCATCCTGCGTAACCCGCTTGGATCTCCGTTCACCTTGGGAATCTCCCATGCGGCTGCTTTTGGCGCAGCAGTCTCAGTCATGCTGCTAGACCTCGGAACCATGACCAGCTCCAATGTAGGTGCAGTGAACATCAACTCGCCCTACCTGACCACCATGGTAGCTTTCGGATTCAGCCTCATCGCCACCTTTGCCATCATAGCAATTTCACGCACACGCAGGGCCACACCGGAAGTGATGGTCCTGACCGGGGTGGCCTTAGGCGCACTGTTCACCGCCGGGACTATGTTCCTGCAATATTTTGCAGATGACGTGCAGCTGGCAGCCATGGTTTTCTGGACCTTTGGAGATGTAGCAAGGGCTACATGGACGGAACTGGGAATAATCAGCGCGGTAACCGTCATTGCCTATATCTGGTTCACGGCCAACCGCTGGAACTTCAATGCCATTGAAGCCGGGGATGAGACAGCCAAAGGACTGGGCGTAAAAGTTGAAAGGGTCCGTTTAACAGGAATGCTGCTATCCTCGCTGGTAACGGCGGTCATTGTTTCATTTCTGGGTATAATCGGCTTTGTGGGGCTGGTCTGTCCGCACATGGTCCGGCGCTTGATCGGTGATGATTACCGATTCCTGCTTCCGGCATCCTGCATTGTGGGCGCGGTACTGCTGCTCGCTGCGGACACTGCGGCAAGACTCATGCTGGCCCCCAACGTGCTGCCCGTTTCAGTGCTGACCGCATTCCTCGGGGCTCCGGTCTTTATCTGGCTGATCATCAGGGGGAGCAAATGA